A window of Rubricoccus marinus contains these coding sequences:
- a CDS encoding MATE family efflux transporter, producing MLSVPVRREVAATLRLAAPLVGAQLAQMSMSFVDVVMVGRLGTSALAAAVLGSTAFFTLSLICVGVILAVNPTVAQAVGAGDDDLAARATRQGLWLSVILGVPLFVALGWSEEGLLALGQDPDTAALAAAYLRAIRWGIVPNLMFSAFRGFYEGTGRARPVLLATIVGVAVNVVANNALMYGKWGLPALGLEGTGWSSALVFTAMAASLAIGIRVSPALRRFGVLTGLRSPDPVMLGTLVKLGAPIGVTFGLEAGLFSAATLLVGWLGETPLAAHQIALNAASFTFMVPLGIGMAATVRVGQLAGAGNDAGARRAGFVAIALGGAFMACAATFLWLRPDWVVFLYAGAAPEAELAALATALLGIAAVFQLVDGIQATAAGALRGLKDTTVPAIIGAVAYWGVGLGVGAGLAFGLDWGARGLWWGLTAGLAAAAVLLVGRFQRLVR from the coding sequence ATGCTGTCCGTTCCTGTTCGTCGCGAGGTCGCGGCCACGCTCCGTTTGGCGGCGCCGCTCGTCGGCGCGCAACTGGCGCAGATGTCGATGTCGTTTGTGGACGTGGTGATGGTGGGGCGGTTGGGGACAAGCGCGCTGGCGGCGGCCGTCTTGGGATCGACGGCGTTTTTCACGCTCTCGCTGATCTGCGTCGGCGTGATCCTGGCCGTCAACCCGACCGTCGCGCAGGCCGTGGGCGCGGGCGACGATGACCTCGCGGCGCGCGCCACGCGCCAAGGGCTCTGGCTTTCCGTGATCCTGGGCGTGCCGCTGTTCGTCGCGCTCGGCTGGTCTGAGGAGGGGCTTCTGGCGCTGGGGCAGGACCCGGATACGGCGGCGCTTGCCGCGGCGTACCTCCGCGCGATCCGGTGGGGCATCGTGCCCAACCTCATGTTCTCAGCGTTCCGCGGCTTCTACGAGGGAACAGGCCGGGCTCGGCCGGTGCTCCTGGCGACGATTGTCGGCGTGGCGGTCAACGTGGTCGCTAACAACGCGCTCATGTACGGGAAGTGGGGGCTTCCAGCCCTGGGCCTGGAAGGCACGGGGTGGAGCTCGGCGCTGGTGTTTACCGCGATGGCCGCCAGCCTCGCGATCGGCATCCGTGTAAGCCCGGCGCTCCGGCGCTTTGGCGTCCTTACCGGCCTGCGCTCCCCCGATCCCGTGATGCTCGGCACGCTCGTCAAGCTCGGCGCGCCCATCGGCGTCACGTTCGGGCTCGAAGCCGGCCTGTTCTCGGCCGCGACGCTGCTCGTCGGCTGGCTGGGGGAGACGCCTCTGGCGGCGCACCAGATCGCGCTCAACGCGGCCTCCTTTACGTTCATGGTGCCTCTCGGCATCGGCATGGCGGCCACCGTGCGCGTGGGGCAACTCGCCGGCGCGGGGAATGACGCGGGCGCGAGGCGAGCGGGATTCGTCGCCATCGCGCTGGGGGGCGCGTTTATGGCGTGCGCGGCCACATTCCTGTGGCTCCGCCCGGACTGGGTCGTGTTCCTCTACGCAGGCGCGGCGCCAGAGGCAGAACTAGCCGCCCTCGCGACGGCACTGCTGGGCATCGCGGCGGTTTTCCAACTCGTGGACGGTATCCAGGCCACGGCCGCTGGCGCGCTGCGCGGCCTAAAGGACACGACGGTCCCAGCCATCATCGGCGCCGTTGCCTACTGGGGCGTCGGGCTGGGCGTCGGTGCCGGGCTCGCCTTTGGTCTGGACTGGGGCGCCAGAGGCCTGTGGTGGGGCCTCACGGCGGGGCTGGCCGCGGCGGCGGTTTTGCTCGTCGGGCGCTTCCAGCGGCTAGTGCGCTGA
- a CDS encoding acyl-CoA thioesterase, whose product MTHIYRHRVRYRECDPMGVVYHTHALDWFEAARTEALRERGLAYKALEDSGIIMPVVEATLRYHASVFYDEVIEVEATFAERPRVKIPIDYAVRREGESKVLISGRVTLCFVDVARHRPVSAPERVLAAFSV is encoded by the coding sequence ATGACCCACATCTACCGCCACCGCGTCCGCTACCGCGAGTGCGACCCGATGGGCGTGGTCTACCACACGCACGCGCTGGACTGGTTTGAAGCCGCTCGGACCGAAGCGCTGCGCGAGCGCGGGCTGGCCTACAAGGCGCTGGAGGACAGCGGCATCATCATGCCCGTGGTAGAGGCCACGTTGCGGTACCACGCAAGCGTCTTTTATGACGAAGTGATCGAGGTCGAGGCCACGTTTGCAGAACGTCCCCGCGTCAAGATCCCGATCGACTACGCCGTCCGGCGCGAGGGCGAGAGCAAGGTCTTGATCTCAGGCCGCGTCACGCTGTGCTTTGTCGACGTCGCGCGCCACAGGCCCGTTTCCGCTCCAGAGCGCGTGCTCGCCGCGTTCTCGGTCTGA
- a CDS encoding murein hydrolase activator EnvC family protein has protein sequence MRPLCLSILALLSFGLASGALAQNRAANEQRLREIRGQIASVEREVSQARSVETDALRAVERLGTEIALREELVTGYQNEVAKTRRETEALQRSIQRLDSEIESAQEAYRTRALHAYKHGRRSPLALILASGSINQMLARARYLQQFAGRRRHQVERIGEKTSQLRERERAVVTSLESTKRLLAASQGEQRELDLKKRDHQALIVDARQRRGELERQLRQRRADAGALTQLVADLRAEEQRKEQERLRAEAAAREAARREAERVAEARRAAEAQRRADELSRRAMLEDERRTAPEPRNNTRPAPPVATPAPAPEAPVASAPTAAPESRMERLTGSFSRNRGSLPWPADGTITGAFGNRKDPVSGTTINSVGVDISTQPGAAARAVFEGTVERVGTMATFGTFVMVSHGDYTTVYGNLSQVVVSGGQQVRAGQALGRAGTGEDRRGASLFFAVFQGSGTPLNPTGWLRGR, from the coding sequence ATGCGCCCGCTTTGCCTTTCCATTCTCGCGCTTCTCAGCTTTGGGCTCGCCTCTGGCGCTCTCGCGCAGAACCGCGCGGCGAATGAGCAACGGCTGCGCGAGATCCGTGGGCAGATCGCGAGCGTGGAGCGGGAAGTAAGCCAGGCCCGCTCGGTCGAAACCGACGCGCTGCGGGCCGTGGAACGGCTGGGGACCGAGATCGCGCTTCGCGAGGAGCTCGTGACGGGATACCAGAACGAGGTCGCCAAGACCCGTCGCGAGACCGAGGCGCTCCAGCGCTCGATCCAGCGCCTGGACAGCGAAATCGAGTCCGCGCAAGAGGCCTACCGCACGCGGGCCCTCCACGCCTACAAGCACGGCCGCCGGAGCCCTCTGGCGCTCATCCTGGCCTCGGGCTCTATCAACCAGATGCTGGCGCGTGCCCGCTACCTCCAGCAGTTCGCCGGGCGCCGGCGCCACCAAGTGGAGCGGATCGGCGAGAAAACCTCCCAACTGCGAGAGCGCGAACGCGCCGTCGTCACCTCTCTGGAGTCCACCAAGCGGCTTCTGGCGGCCAGCCAGGGAGAGCAGCGCGAGCTGGACCTCAAAAAGCGCGACCACCAGGCACTGATCGTTGATGCGCGCCAGAGGCGCGGCGAGTTGGAGCGCCAGCTCCGCCAACGGCGTGCCGACGCGGGAGCGCTCACTCAACTCGTCGCTGATCTCCGGGCGGAGGAGCAGCGCAAAGAGCAGGAGCGGCTTCGCGCCGAAGCGGCAGCCCGCGAGGCCGCGCGGCGTGAGGCCGAGCGCGTTGCAGAAGCCCGGCGCGCAGCCGAAGCTCAGCGCCGTGCCGACGAGCTTTCACGGCGGGCCATGCTTGAGGACGAGCGGCGGACGGCCCCGGAGCCTCGTAACAACACCCGTCCTGCCCCGCCGGTGGCGACACCCGCCCCAGCGCCAGAGGCTCCCGTCGCCTCTGCACCGACTGCGGCTCCAGAAAGCCGAATGGAGCGCCTGACGGGCTCGTTCTCGCGCAACCGAGGAAGCCTTCCCTGGCCTGCCGACGGCACCATTACCGGCGCGTTTGGCAACCGCAAGGACCCCGTCTCCGGCACCACCATCAATTCCGTCGGCGTCGACATCTCGACGCAGCCGGGTGCGGCCGCGCGAGCCGTCTTCGAGGGAACGGTTGAGCGCGTCGGTACCATGGCGACGTTCGGGACTTTTGTCATGGTCTCCCACGGTGACTACACGACGGTCTACGGCAACCTCTCCCAGGTGGTCGTCAGCGGAGGGCAGCAGGTCCGGGCCGGGCAAGCACTTGGCCGCGCAGGCACGGGCGAGGACCGCCGCGGCGCGTCCCTGTTCTTCGCCGTTTTCCAGGGCAGCGGAACGCCGCTCAACCCCACGGGCTGGCTCCGCGGACGCTAG
- a CDS encoding OmpA family protein gives MRALLLAGLLTASPLASAQAVRSPAAPDSTSAPEARGAASPDTLVAPEAMPQRSARFAFPTEGGVFYYRAGSGTGVRRRSASGAPAEVQPDSAPAAFPPSPLATAPGTPSPATAPETSRVTGQTATLDRTVASGVTQRDLDRLENRLLDALDRRLSALARDREVVQRPGSVAAPTDAPPRGEATVLVPVPVPAPQRPIESLPERPRDRTPEATPPLQAPIATVEEIERDILDTGLFRTTFVNFEFAKAALLPFSEQTLDALTTVLLRYPALRIEIGGHTDNVGSDETNDALSQRRAESVAAYLAAQGVAHQRLTAVGYGENRPVASNENETGRALNRRVEFRVLNPEDAQRIR, from the coding sequence ATGCGCGCCCTTCTCCTCGCCGGACTCCTCACCGCCTCGCCTCTGGCGTCGGCGCAGGCCGTCCGGTCTCCGGCCGCGCCGGATTCAACGAGCGCGCCAGAGGCCCGCGGCGCCGCCTCACCCGACACGCTCGTCGCGCCAGAGGCCATGCCGCAGCGGTCGGCGCGGTTCGCGTTCCCCACCGAGGGCGGCGTGTTCTACTACCGCGCGGGCTCCGGGACCGGCGTCCGCCGCCGGAGCGCGTCGGGCGCCCCTGCAGAAGTGCAGCCGGATTCAGCCCCTGCAGCGTTCCCCCCTTCTCCTCTGGCGACCGCTCCCGGTACCCCATCTCCGGCGACCGCGCCAGAGACCTCGCGCGTGACCGGTCAGACCGCGACGTTGGACCGGACCGTCGCCTCTGGCGTCACGCAGCGCGATCTGGACCGGCTGGAAAACCGCCTGCTGGACGCGCTCGACCGGCGCCTCTCGGCGCTTGCACGCGACCGTGAGGTCGTGCAGCGCCCTGGAAGCGTGGCGGCGCCCACCGACGCGCCACCGCGCGGCGAGGCGACGGTTCTCGTGCCCGTTCCGGTTCCGGCCCCGCAGCGGCCCATCGAGTCACTGCCAGAGCGCCCCCGCGACCGCACGCCAGAGGCCACTCCCCCGCTTCAGGCGCCCATCGCGACGGTGGAAGAGATCGAGCGCGACATTTTGGACACGGGGCTGTTCCGCACCACGTTCGTCAACTTCGAGTTCGCGAAGGCGGCGCTTCTCCCCTTCTCCGAGCAGACGCTGGACGCGCTTACGACGGTCCTCTTGCGCTACCCCGCGCTCCGCATCGAGATCGGCGGCCACACGGACAACGTCGGCTCTGACGAGACGAACGACGCGCTCTCGCAGCGCCGCGCCGAGTCCGTCGCCGCGTACCTCGCCGCTCAGGGCGTCGCGCACCAGAGGCTGACCGCAGTCGGCTACGGCGAGAACCGGCCTGTGGCCTCCAACGAAAACGAGACCGGCCGCGCGCTCAACCGCCGCGTCGAGTTCCGCGTGCTTAACCCCGAGGACGCCCAGCGCATCCGCTAA
- the nadC gene encoding carboxylating nicotinate-nucleotide diphosphorylase, with protein MLPIPSPVADALDWLLPHALAEDIGAGDVTTEATIPEGTPAVARFLAKEDGVIAGLAVAERVFEMVDPELEVSWTAADGDRVARGDQPGTVRGKARSILVAERLALNLVQRMSGVATAAHRMQEAARPATVLDTRKTVPGLRQLDKWAVALGGAANHRVGLWDMVLIKDNHIAASGGVRAAIEAADAHLRARGLDVPVECETRTMEELDQALAAHAAGFRLDRVLLDNMAVRTPDGLDVSMLQAAVDRVGGRVQTEASGNVTLDTVAAIAATGVDFISSGALTHSVLALDVSLKVVLGE; from the coding sequence ATGCTGCCGATCCCCTCCCCCGTTGCCGACGCCCTGGACTGGCTCCTCCCCCACGCCCTCGCGGAAGACATCGGCGCAGGCGATGTCACCACCGAGGCCACCATCCCCGAGGGCACGCCTGCCGTCGCCCGGTTCCTCGCGAAGGAGGACGGCGTGATCGCTGGCCTCGCCGTGGCCGAGCGCGTCTTCGAGATGGTCGATCCCGAGTTGGAGGTCTCGTGGACCGCCGCCGACGGGGACCGCGTCGCCAGAGGCGATCAGCCCGGGACCGTGCGCGGCAAGGCGCGCTCCATCCTCGTCGCGGAGCGGCTCGCGCTCAACCTCGTGCAGCGCATGAGCGGCGTCGCCACCGCGGCGCATCGGATGCAAGAGGCCGCGCGGCCCGCGACGGTCTTGGATACGCGCAAAACCGTCCCCGGTCTGCGCCAACTCGACAAGTGGGCCGTCGCGCTGGGAGGCGCTGCCAACCACCGTGTCGGGCTGTGGGACATGGTGCTTATCAAAGACAACCACATCGCGGCCTCTGGCGGCGTCCGTGCCGCCATCGAAGCCGCCGATGCGCACCTGCGCGCCAGAGGCCTGGACGTGCCCGTGGAGTGCGAGACGCGCACGATGGAGGAGCTCGACCAAGCCCTCGCGGCCCACGCCGCTGGCTTCCGCCTAGACCGCGTGCTCCTGGACAACATGGCCGTCCGGACGCCCGACGGACTCGACGTGTCCATGCTCCAGGCAGCCGTAGACCGCGTTGGCGGGCGGGTCCAAACCGAGGCCTCTGGCAACGTCACGCTCGACACCGTAGCTGCCATCGCCGCGACGGGCGTCGACTTCATCTCCAGCGGCGCGCTCACGCACTCCGTCCTCGCGCTCGACGTGTCCCTGAAGGTGGTCCTGGGAGAATGA
- a CDS encoding S46 family peptidase, whose product MRRLLSLALVLLAAPALAQPGTFDPDTVRAFPLDGGKMWLFEDPPTEYLAETYDFEPDDAWFERARLASLRMPGCSASFVSPMGLVATNHHCAQSSVVSVSADDEGLLDAGFSSRSRAEERPVEGMYMDQLVEIVDATAELASGATPEAIQARLLAARGVEDADADDAPYVVQMVDLYDGGRTSAYVFRRYRDVRLAFAPEARLGYFGGDFDNFTYPRYALDFAFFRIYGDDGQPLATEHYFPLSPEGVDKDDLVFVIGNPGRTNRGYTVAQLEYTRDVNLPATLAFIDSRAAALQAYLATGPDNPDPIRSQLFGLLNSQKSTGGRLRGLRDPYIIARRAKAEEAFVAATPEARALVAQMAEVQAQKSALGPDFKAFAYLFNARYGSALLQRARAAAMGGDPSAIAAGPTEEAYLTAELQALQQYYETTGAPMPKVLQGGAAEGAAFLLANSPLAGSSPEATADDPAVLLVQEVMPRIQAFGEQFSALSDQERDLAAKLGRARYEAFGNVVPPDATFSLRFTDGVVTGYPYNGTQAPAMTTLYGLFDHHYSYCVAGEGSTSEGDCDWRLPQQWLDAESRLNLSTPVNFTSTSDTIGGNSGSPVLDRDLNLVGLNFDRTIEGLVRDYLYAPERGRNVMVDARVILESLRNVYGLPALADELTGR is encoded by the coding sequence ATGCGCCGACTCCTTTCTCTCGCCCTCGTTCTCCTCGCCGCGCCTGCGCTCGCGCAACCCGGCACGTTCGACCCCGACACGGTCCGCGCCTTCCCGCTCGACGGCGGCAAGATGTGGCTGTTCGAGGACCCGCCGACCGAGTACCTCGCCGAGACCTACGACTTCGAGCCCGACGACGCGTGGTTCGAGCGCGCGCGCCTCGCCTCGCTGCGCATGCCCGGCTGCTCGGCCTCGTTCGTATCCCCGATGGGACTCGTCGCCACCAACCACCACTGCGCGCAGAGCAGCGTGGTAAGCGTGAGCGCCGATGACGAGGGGCTCTTGGACGCCGGCTTTTCCTCGCGCTCCCGCGCCGAGGAGCGGCCCGTCGAGGGGATGTACATGGACCAGCTCGTCGAGATCGTGGACGCGACGGCGGAGCTCGCCTCTGGCGCCACGCCAGAGGCCATCCAGGCGCGCCTGCTGGCCGCGCGGGGCGTAGAAGACGCCGACGCCGATGACGCGCCGTACGTGGTCCAGATGGTGGACCTCTACGACGGCGGTCGGACCTCGGCCTACGTGTTCCGCCGCTACCGCGACGTGCGCCTCGCTTTCGCGCCAGAGGCCCGGCTGGGGTACTTCGGCGGCGACTTCGACAACTTCACCTACCCCCGGTACGCGCTGGACTTCGCCTTTTTCCGCATCTACGGCGACGACGGCCAGCCTCTGGCGACCGAGCACTACTTCCCGCTCTCGCCCGAAGGCGTCGACAAGGACGACCTCGTGTTCGTGATCGGAAACCCCGGCCGCACCAACCGCGGCTACACCGTCGCGCAGTTGGAGTACACCCGTGACGTGAACCTCCCCGCGACGCTCGCCTTTATCGACTCCCGCGCGGCCGCTCTTCAGGCGTACCTCGCGACGGGCCCCGACAACCCCGACCCGATTCGAAGCCAGCTGTTCGGTCTCCTGAACTCGCAGAAGTCGACCGGCGGCCGTCTCCGCGGTCTGCGTGATCCGTACATCATCGCGCGCCGCGCGAAGGCGGAGGAGGCCTTTGTCGCCGCGACGCCAGAGGCCCGCGCGCTCGTCGCGCAGATGGCCGAGGTGCAGGCACAGAAGAGCGCGCTCGGGCCGGACTTCAAGGCCTTCGCCTACCTCTTCAACGCGCGCTACGGCTCCGCGCTGCTCCAACGCGCCCGCGCCGCCGCGATGGGCGGCGACCCGTCGGCGATCGCCGCAGGCCCGACGGAGGAGGCATACCTCACCGCCGAACTCCAGGCGCTCCAGCAGTACTACGAGACGACGGGTGCCCCGATGCCGAAGGTGCTGCAAGGCGGCGCGGCCGAAGGCGCCGCGTTCCTCCTCGCGAACTCGCCTCTGGCGGGCAGCTCGCCAGAGGCGACCGCGGACGACCCTGCGGTCCTGCTCGTGCAGGAGGTGATGCCGCGTATCCAGGCCTTTGGCGAGCAGTTCAGCGCGCTTTCGGACCAGGAGCGTGATCTGGCCGCCAAGCTGGGCCGCGCCCGCTACGAGGCGTTCGGCAACGTGGTCCCGCCCGATGCCACGTTCTCGCTCCGGTTCACGGACGGCGTCGTGACCGGCTACCCATACAACGGCACACAGGCGCCGGCGATGACGACGCTCTACGGCTTGTTCGACCATCACTACTCTTACTGCGTCGCGGGCGAGGGCAGCACGAGCGAAGGCGACTGTGACTGGCGCTTGCCGCAGCAGTGGCTGGACGCGGAGTCACGCTTGAACCTTTCCACGCCGGTCAACTTTACCTCCACGTCCGACACCATCGGAGGCAACTCCGGTTCGCCGGTCTTGGACCGCGATCTGAACCTTGTCGGCCTCAACTTCGACCGCACCATCGAAGGTCTCGTTCGGGACTACCTCTACGCACCTGAGCGCGGCCGCAACGTGATGGTGGATGCCCGCGTCATCCTCGAATCGCTCCGCAACGTGTACGGCCTCCCCGCGCTCGCAGACGAGCTGACGGGGCGCTAA
- a CDS encoding acetyl-CoA carboxylase carboxyltransferase subunit alpha: protein MHLLEFEKPLVDLETKLRELRTFEAEDGTVDLTEQIHALERRVETLKASIYQNLTRWQRVQLARHPDRPYTLDYIGALTEGFVELHGDRLFGEDRAMVGGFGTFMGRRWGSRDQTVCIVGQQKGRDTKQRKDRRFGMPNPEGYRKAKRLMEMAAKFGKPIITLLDTPGAFPGLEAEERGQAEAIARNLLVMARLPVPVVVVVIGEGASGGALGIGVGDKILMLENAWYSVISPESCSSILWRSWDYKEDAARALKLTAPDLIEHSVIDEIIPEPLGGAHRDPKKTFDAVGKAIAVALDTLGALPTDKLLADRLAKFDAMGSWTEGEPA, encoded by the coding sequence ATGCACTTGCTCGAGTTCGAGAAACCCCTGGTCGACCTGGAGACGAAGCTCCGTGAGCTTCGCACGTTCGAGGCCGAAGACGGCACCGTCGATCTCACCGAACAGATCCACGCGCTGGAACGGCGCGTCGAAACCCTCAAGGCGTCCATCTATCAAAACCTGACCCGGTGGCAGCGGGTGCAGCTCGCGCGCCACCCGGACCGCCCGTACACGCTGGACTACATCGGCGCGCTTACCGAGGGGTTCGTCGAGCTCCACGGCGATCGCCTCTTTGGTGAGGACCGCGCGATGGTAGGCGGCTTCGGCACGTTTATGGGCCGTCGCTGGGGCTCCCGGGACCAGACGGTGTGCATCGTGGGCCAGCAGAAAGGCCGCGATACCAAGCAGCGCAAAGACCGCCGCTTCGGGATGCCCAACCCTGAGGGCTACCGCAAAGCGAAGCGCTTGATGGAGATGGCCGCCAAGTTCGGCAAGCCCATCATCACGCTTTTGGACACGCCCGGCGCGTTTCCGGGCCTCGAAGCCGAGGAGCGCGGACAGGCCGAGGCCATCGCGCGAAACCTCCTCGTGATGGCGCGCCTGCCCGTCCCGGTCGTCGTCGTCGTAATCGGCGAGGGCGCCTCTGGCGGTGCGCTCGGCATCGGCGTGGGCGATAAGATCCTGATGCTGGAGAACGCGTGGTATTCGGTGATCTCGCCGGAGTCTTGCTCGTCGATCCTCTGGCGCTCGTGGGACTACAAGGAGGACGCCGCGCGCGCGCTCAAGCTCACCGCGCCGGACCTCATCGAGCACAGCGTGATCGACGAGATCATCCCCGAACCGCTCGGCGGCGCGCACCGCGACCCCAAAAAGACGTTCGACGCTGTCGGCAAGGCGATCGCTGTGGCGCTGGACACACTGGGAGCCCTCCCCACGGACAAACTCCTGGCGGACCGCCTCGCGAAGTTCGACGCGATGGGCTCGTGGACCGAGGGCGAGCCGGCTTAG
- a CDS encoding GlsB/YeaQ/YmgE family stress response membrane protein — translation MGWIFWIVIGAIAGFLAEKIMKADMGLLMNIGLGIVGALVGGFLINSLLGFGDGEGLIESIVVATIGAVLVLWVVNKVRERTAA, via the coding sequence ATGGGCTGGATTTTTTGGATTGTCATTGGCGCTATCGCTGGATTCCTCGCCGAGAAGATCATGAAGGCTGACATGGGCCTCCTCATGAACATCGGCCTCGGCATCGTCGGCGCTCTCGTGGGAGGGTTCTTGATCAACTCCCTTCTCGGGTTCGGAGACGGCGAAGGCCTTATCGAGAGCATCGTGGTGGCCACGATCGGCGCCGTTTTGGTGCTCTGGGTGGTCAACAAGGTTCGCGAGAGAACCGCTGCATAG
- a CDS encoding glycosyltransferase produces the protein MRVALSPTPATEVAPVDVSVVIVTYNVREFLEQALESVQRASGGLSVETWVVDNDSADGSVEMVRSRFPDVHVIANEENVGFATANNQALRRARGRYALVLNPDTLLQEDTLRELVGFMDAHPDTGAAGCRILNPDGTFAPESRRAFPTPAVAFFRLTGLSRLFPNSPTFGRYNLTYLPQDEVCEVDALSGSCMMVRRDAILDREGAAPEASGDGAPADAAAHAAGLFDEAFFMYGEDLDWCYRIQQAGWKIRYTPATQIVHYKGESTKKGDLRYVRLFYGAMLRFVEKHLTGGGQSALGRAGSWLLALGLRLGILGRAAVAALSRLGSALAPPAADAGLGWIALAIAALLWSLPRGFAFDADFYAVVLPLYALALVLGVGGAGGYGRRKRRIRPVLIGAGVGFLAVATVSFLVPLVAFSRATVLTGFALGMVFLIAKRLLSRRGVTGPRRALVVGSSAEADRLRRLAQGRLHLDIVGYVGDRDDASGARGPEPGESVPHAGPARQLRDLVRLYDASEVVFAADALTNTAILSGMRALGDLPVELKILAQHRDRIIGKASVEDLSAPLVSAERAVAPLRSPLARRAFEVPVALVGIAVHPLLKPLARRAPASSLRRRLAHFTARMPSVLSGRRALVGYDPAGTHPPEAWGLRPGVVSILDTLDTPPTTIVEAHRAYWGYARNQSLALDLDVLLKALARTS, from the coding sequence ATGCGCGTCGCCCTCTCTCCCACTCCCGCCACCGAGGTCGCTCCCGTTGACGTGTCCGTCGTCATCGTGACGTACAACGTGCGGGAGTTCTTGGAACAGGCGCTCGAATCCGTGCAGCGCGCCAGCGGAGGCCTCTCCGTCGAGACGTGGGTGGTGGACAACGATTCGGCGGACGGCTCCGTCGAGATGGTCCGCTCGCGGTTTCCCGACGTGCACGTGATCGCGAACGAGGAGAACGTCGGCTTCGCGACCGCCAACAACCAGGCGCTTCGGCGCGCCAGAGGCCGCTACGCGCTCGTCCTCAACCCGGACACGCTCCTTCAGGAGGACACGCTGCGCGAGTTGGTCGGCTTTATGGACGCGCACCCGGACACGGGCGCCGCCGGCTGCCGCATCCTCAACCCGGACGGGACGTTCGCGCCCGAAAGTCGCCGCGCCTTCCCGACGCCCGCCGTCGCGTTTTTCCGCCTGACCGGCCTGAGCCGCCTGTTCCCCAACAGCCCGACCTTCGGCCGCTACAACCTGACTTACCTCCCGCAAGACGAAGTCTGCGAGGTCGACGCGCTCAGCGGCTCGTGCATGATGGTCCGCCGAGACGCCATCCTGGACCGCGAGGGCGCCGCGCCAGAGGCCTCTGGCGACGGAGCGCCAGCCGACGCCGCGGCACACGCGGCGGGTCTCTTCGACGAGGCCTTCTTCATGTACGGCGAGGACCTGGACTGGTGCTACCGCATCCAGCAGGCGGGCTGGAAGATCCGGTACACGCCCGCCACGCAGATCGTCCACTACAAGGGCGAGAGCACCAAAAAGGGAGACCTCCGTTACGTGCGCCTGTTCTATGGCGCGATGCTCCGCTTTGTCGAGAAGCACCTCACGGGAGGCGGGCAGAGCGCACTGGGGCGGGCGGGCTCCTGGCTTCTGGCGCTCGGCCTCCGGCTCGGGATTCTGGGGCGCGCCGCCGTGGCCGCGCTGTCTCGGCTCGGTAGCGCCCTCGCGCCGCCCGCGGCAGACGCCGGACTGGGCTGGATCGCCCTCGCGATTGCGGCCCTGTTGTGGTCGCTCCCCCGCGGCTTCGCGTTCGACGCCGACTTCTACGCCGTCGTCCTTCCGCTGTACGCTCTCGCGCTCGTGCTCGGCGTCGGTGGGGCGGGCGGCTACGGACGGCGCAAGCGGCGCATCCGCCCCGTCCTGATCGGCGCCGGCGTCGGCTTTCTCGCCGTCGCGACGGTCTCGTTTCTCGTCCCCCTCGTGGCGTTCTCACGCGCGACGGTCCTGACGGGCTTCGCGCTTGGAATGGTCTTCCTCATCGCGAAACGGCTGCTTTCCCGGCGCGGCGTGACCGGCCCGCGGCGCGCGCTCGTCGTCGGCTCCAGCGCCGAGGCCGACCGCCTCCGCCGCCTCGCCCAGGGTCGCCTCCACCTCGACATCGTCGGCTACGTGGGCGACCGCGACGACGCCTCTGGCGCCAGAGGCCCGGAGCCCGGCGAAAGCGTTCCACACGCCGGACCCGCGCGCCAGCTCCGCGACCTGGTGCGTCTCTACGATGCCAGCGAGGTCGTCTTTGCCGCCGACGCGCTCACCAACACGGCGATCCTCTCCGGGATGCGCGCGCTCGGTGATCTCCCCGTCGAGCTCAAGATCCTCGCGCAGCACCGCGACCGGATCATCGGCAAGGCGAGCGTGGAGGATCTCTCAGCGCCGCTCGTAAGCGCCGAGCGCGCTGTGGCGCCGCTCCGCTCGCCTCTGGCGCGCCGCGCCTTCGAGGTGCCCGTCGCGCTCGTCGGCATCGCGGTGCACCCGCTGCTCAAGCCTCTGGCGCGCCGCGCGCCCGCGTCGAGCCTGCGCCGCCGCCTCGCCCACTTTACCGCCCGGATGCCCAGCGTCCTCTCCGGCCGCCGTGCCCTCGTCGGGTACGATCCCGCGGGCACACATCCGCCAGAGGCCTGGGGCCTCCGCCCCGGCGTCGTCTCCATCTTGGACACGCTGGACACTCCACCCACCACGATCGTCGAAGCTCATCGCGCCTACTGGGGCTACGCCCGCAACCAGTCGCTGGCGCTGGACCTCGACGTTCTTCTGAAAGCGCTCGCGCGCACGTCGTAA